GCTTGTCTTCACATCACCTGGGAAGTAAACAACACCTGCTATGATGCCCAGGATAACGGAAAGAACGGGAGCCAGACGAACTGGTAGTCCCATTCCTTTCGCTATTTCTACAAAACCCACGATAACAGCAACCAGTAAAGCATCTGTAATTTCTATATTCATAGTGAAAACTCCTAATCGTTTATGGTGTTCTGCACCACCGCTTTTTTACTGACGTATCTCGGTCTTCCCTTCCGGGCCTGTTACTCCACCTACCCGATTTACTAACGCCCAGAACAAACCAGTTATCAGCCTGATAGATAGTGCCGTTCCGCAATCCACCTATCTAACTCGGTAGATCGGCTAACCTCTACGTGTATCTGATTTTTCATAGCCGTCTACCTTATAAACTACTCGCCAAAATGTGGTTATTCAGCCATACCAATTCATCAACGGTAAGGGTGTGGTTTTCGATCTTAACCATCCAACCCCAATCTGTAAACTTCCCTGCATTCCAGGCTAACCCCATATTGTCGAAAAGCTGTTTCCACTGCCAATCTTCCAGTTGTAATGTTCTATTCATGTCTTCCTCTCCTTCATATGCCTGTTTAATACGTTCTATAAAACTCGGCACTCTTCCCTCATCTAACATTCTGTGCGGGCAGTATTTACGGCTCCAGTGCTGATGTGGAACCACATTCTCAACAGGAATGCAAAACTGTTTCATAAGCTGGGCAATGACAATAGCCGCATTGTCCTCGGCCTTATAATATCGGTTACCGCCGGACTTGGAATAACAAATCTCTACGCCGATGGACTGACGGTTTCCTGTTCCGTTCCCATCTCCGCAATGCCATGCATTTCGATCAAAAGGAATGCCCTGAACAGCTTCTTTATCGTCCACAGCAACGTGGAAGCTAACTTCTCTGTTGTTTCCAATCATATAGCGAATCTCATTCTCCGCTGGAGCATCATTGTAGGTATTGTGAAACGTAATATATTTTGGTGTCATCTTGTTTGGGCATTTAACACCATATTTGCTTGGGTCAACTAACATCTGTCTAATTTCCATCATTCAGCACCTCCGTTTCCTTTTAGAATCCCTTTGATCTCCGCGATATCACTTGAAAGAAGGCTAAAAGACTTTGCTTGCTCCCGAATGACTTGCTGGTTCTCACTAATGGTCTTCTGATATTCCTTCTCCCGCACTTCATTTTTCTTCATTGTAGTAAAAAGCAGCCAGATAAACAGCGCACCAAATATCCCGGTATTTAGCGCTGTATTAAAAATTTGGTCTTCCATCCTCTCTCACCTCCACTTGACATATCGTTTTACGCTCTTTTTCCGTGATATACCCTTTTTCCACAGCTCGCTCCAACTGCCTTGGGGTTACGGTTTGGTTACACCAGCAATAATAAAAGTGGGGATACAGTTCACTTTTCATTCCTCATTCGCCTCCTCTTGGTCAACAAGCACATAATTTAGTGCTTTTTGCAAAGCTTTGATCTGTTTCTCTATGACCTTCATCGGATCAGGTGGGTCAGGACGATTTTTGATCTGATCAATTTCCTCAGCAGAAAGTCCCTCTTTCCAGACTTTTCCCTTAAAATCCCAAATAGGCGTATAAATCGGCATGGGTAAAGGATCAAATACGACAGTATCATCTATGGGCACCTCTTGATCCAAAAGATTAAAATAGTTCCCGTCTTTCTCTATGAGTGCCAGTGCCTCTACATATTTACCTGCTTTGTCTACTCGACTGGCTTGTATGATCTTATCCATCTCAAACACCTACCTTTGTCCGTAAAATGTGGAGGGGAAAATGGTAAACGAGACAAAACCGGGTAGCCCATAACTTTCTACCAATACCTCTCCACTGGGATACACACCCAGAAATTGAATAGATCTGGAGTAGTCTGCAAAGTTGATCATCAGACAACCAACGCGGATTACACCACTTGGGCGAAACCCAGCCGGGAGGTTGAACAGGGGTGTGCCAAACTCAGTTTTAGTCCCTGAGCAAGTGCCATAAAGGTGGACATAGCCAAATTGGTCCTTGTAATAACAAACCCCTTTAACTTCGCCTGCTTGTACGTACCAACCATTCAAAAACGTAGGTGTGTACTGCCCCGCGGGTTCGCCTTTCAGGGCGTATGCTCGAAGATCATTTATACTTGGAGCTCCAACATGTTTGGCCATAAGTATCACATCCCCGGTCTTACCGTTGACGGATGTTACGCCAAATTTACCGCCCCCCTTGTCCTTCATTTCTTCCAGCCAGTCTTTCCATTCTTTTTCAAAATCCGCGGTTCGAGAGTCAAACCAATGTTTAAATTGATTAAAAATAGTGGTAGTATCGGCCTGTATAAGGGAGTTAACAATGCCGCATACAGTTTTGTTTAGCCTCTCATCTGTTATTTGGTAAGCTTCGATATAAGATTTACCTTTTACTATTTTCACTTGCGCCAGGCTGATTTCAAACACGTTGTCGTTACGTGTTAATGCAGGAGGGCTGGGACTAGTCGAGGGTGTCCCTTCTTTAACAAAAGCCTTTAAATACCGATGTTCTAGTCGTTTATCCAAACGCACAACTACCCGATCAATACGATCCAGCGTAGCATGTGGATAAGGGTGCTGTAGGTTTAGCTTCGTATCCTTTACGGCATATAGATATCCTTGCAACCAGGCATAACCTGGCTGAATATAGGTTTCCATGTTTTTACCTGTGCTTTCTACCTTAAGATTTGTGCCGCCGTTAAACACGCCGTCACTTAGGACTTGTCGAAAATACTCGGCAAATTCATCTGCCGAGTAGAGTCGCTCGTCCGTATCCGTCGAATCAAAAAATCTGTAGGTTTCTGCCAACCTCATCAACTCCTTAGTTTTCGTCCTATTACATCCGCTAGTGTCGGAATACTGTTACCAAAAGTAACATCTATGCGAACTTGGGAGGGTTCATATACTTCCGCTACTTCTGTAATTCTTGTGTTCATCGTCAACCCCCACTGACGGTTTAGCACAGTCACGACATCCCCTAAATCGTAATCCTTACGGTAGGTGAGATTGGATTGGGTTAGAATCTTGGCTTCGAGAGACTCTACCCGTTTTACTTCCGCCAATTTTTCACGTCCTCTATCCGTCAGCATTGTCTTTATCTGCTCTTCTGAGAGAGGTTCTGAGCCCTCTTCTTGAGTCCCAACGTCCCTGGCATCGACAAACATTTCATATCTATTTAGACCTGTTGATGTACCTACCGTAACGATTTTCCGATCTTCTCCCTCGCCTTGTCCACCGACCACAGCTATGTTTTTATACCCTATCGCACTATTGGTATAGCTTTGGCTCTCAATGTTGTCATACGCCGTGCTAAAGATAGCAGGAGGGCGGACATCCTGGTCAGCCGTTAGGTTTCGTCCGGTTAACATATCAAATACATATCGCTGGCTTTCAATATCTAACGATACCTCCCAGCCCATTTGGGACATCAGGCTAAGTTTCTCTACTTCTTCGCCTAGCGGCTTGTATCGCGTTTGAAACTGGATTTTCTCCCCGCGTCCCTGATCAGGCGCACAAATTAGTCCTGGTACGGTACGTTCTTGGTCAACCGGATTTACGCAATTATGTTTAATGATTTGTTTAATTACAGTTTCAATAGGTGCATTAAAATAGTCATGGGATTTTCCTTCGGGAGGATACGTAATGCGTCGACCAATTAGACTAGCCAGCAGGTTCCCCTTAATGATGAGTTCCTCCGCCCCGTCTTCATTTAGCGTAATTTCCCTATGCTTGATAATAGCAGCTTCCTCCGGGCGACTAGCTTTAAATAGGATCACGTCTTCCTGGAGTTGATCCGCATTTTGCATGAAAGGATTAATGCGCAGTTCGACTTCACCGGGTTTATGCCAACGGCGAATCCATTTCAGGGATGTATACGAGTCCACCTCTCCCAAAAGATTAAAATCCGTGTCTATGAGTCTGATAGGCTCCATCCTTACACCCCCACGTATCGGTTTTTATACGTAACCGTAACTCTTGTCTTTGAGCTATCGTTGTTGCTGTTGTATTCCAGTGTATTTGGACCCGGCACCAGTTGAAAAAAGGAGCTGGCGAGATCGATGTAGTGAAACGCATTCTCCACCCTACCGCTTGCGCGAACAATTTCGACTCTTTTCTTTCCGAATGTAGTATCAATATGCAAGATGTCATTTTCACTTAAATCCCTTTTAACCCGGATGAATTCCCCCGTGGTTCGGTTATACACCGTAGGATTTT
This Paenibacillus larvae subsp. larvae DNA region includes the following protein-coding sequences:
- a CDS encoding BhlA/UviB family holin-like peptide encodes the protein MEDQIFNTALNTGIFGALFIWLLFTTMKKNEVREKEYQKTISENQQVIREQAKSFSLLSSDIAEIKGILKGNGGAE
- a CDS encoding siphovirus ReqiPepy6 Gp37-like family protein, whose amino-acid sequence is MEPIRLIDTDFNLLGEVDSYTSLKWIRRWHKPGEVELRINPFMQNADQLQEDVILFKASRPEEAAIIKHREITLNEDGAEELIIKGNLLASLIGRRITYPPEGKSHDYFNAPIETVIKQIIKHNCVNPVDQERTVPGLICAPDQGRGEKIQFQTRYKPLGEEVEKLSLMSQMGWEVSLDIESQRYVFDMLTGRNLTADQDVRPPAIFSTAYDNIESQSYTNSAIGYKNIAVVGGQGEGEDRKIVTVGTSTGLNRYEMFVDARDVGTQEEGSEPLSEEQIKTMLTDRGREKLAEVKRVESLEAKILTQSNLTYRKDYDLGDVVTVLNRQWGLTMNTRITEVAEVYEPSQVRIDVTFGNSIPTLADVIGRKLRS